One genomic window of Corynebacterium pseudotuberculosis includes the following:
- the hflX gene encoding GTPase HflX, whose product MRQWSVTMTKNNETPIHDQILNSAHPSEPRGISHDDLLDRAFKDHRPVAPHEDSGIDQSGLLSSRYTDGAASSSGASENKQPTVGELDLEARSSLRSLTRGSSIHATDQDDGYDVEYRKLRLERVILVGGWTQGTTAEVEATMQELAALAETAGSEVVDMLYQKRDKPDPGTYIGSGKVAELKDIVMSTGVDTVVCDGELSPGQMIALEKALDVKVIDRTMLILDIFAQHAKSKEGKAQVSLAQMEYLITRVRGWGGALSRQAGERAGSNGGVGLRGPGETKIEADRRRLRSDMAKLRKEIAGMKTAREVKRSQRRESTIPQIAIAGYTNAGKSSLINALTDAGVLVEDALFATLDPTTRRAELADGRSVVFTDTVGFVRHLPTQLVEAFRSTLEEVVGADLVLHVVDGSDPFPLEQIKAVNGVISDIVRELKVEAPPEIIVVNKIDQADPLVLAELRHALDDVVFVSAQEGDGIPELEARIELFLNTLDAHVHLLIPFTRGDIVSRLHKFGTVLSEEYHAEGTLIDVRLPHSLAAELGEYHVTSA is encoded by the coding sequence ATGCGACAATGGTCGGTAACGATGACTAAAAATAATGAAACCCCAATTCACGACCAGATCCTTAACTCCGCTCATCCATCAGAGCCGCGAGGAATCTCGCATGATGACCTTCTTGACCGAGCCTTCAAGGATCATCGGCCTGTAGCACCGCATGAAGATTCTGGAATAGATCAATCTGGGCTTCTTAGTTCTCGGTATACGGATGGTGCAGCGTCCTCATCTGGTGCTTCGGAGAACAAGCAGCCTACTGTCGGTGAGCTTGACTTAGAAGCTCGATCCAGTCTGCGCAGCCTTACCCGAGGCTCAAGTATCCATGCGACAGACCAAGATGACGGCTATGACGTTGAGTACCGAAAATTACGTCTAGAACGTGTGATCCTTGTTGGTGGGTGGACTCAAGGAACTACTGCAGAAGTAGAAGCCACTATGCAGGAACTTGCAGCTCTGGCTGAGACAGCAGGGTCGGAAGTTGTGGACATGCTCTATCAAAAGCGTGATAAGCCCGACCCAGGAACCTATATCGGCTCCGGTAAAGTAGCAGAGCTTAAAGACATCGTGATGTCTACCGGTGTGGATACCGTGGTGTGCGATGGTGAACTATCGCCAGGCCAGATGATTGCCTTAGAAAAGGCCTTAGACGTTAAGGTCATCGATCGGACGATGCTGATCCTTGATATCTTTGCCCAGCACGCCAAGAGCAAAGAGGGCAAAGCTCAGGTGTCATTGGCACAGATGGAATACCTCATTACCCGAGTTCGCGGTTGGGGCGGGGCGTTGTCTCGACAGGCGGGAGAGCGAGCAGGCTCCAATGGTGGCGTAGGCCTGCGCGGACCCGGTGAAACAAAGATCGAGGCAGATCGTCGTCGTCTTCGTTCAGACATGGCTAAATTGCGTAAAGAAATCGCTGGTATGAAAACAGCGAGGGAAGTGAAACGCTCGCAGCGTCGCGAGTCTACCATTCCTCAGATCGCGATTGCCGGGTATACCAACGCTGGAAAATCATCCCTTATTAATGCGCTTACTGATGCGGGCGTACTAGTTGAAGACGCCTTGTTTGCGACCTTGGATCCGACGACCAGGCGCGCTGAGCTTGCCGACGGCCGATCCGTGGTCTTTACGGACACCGTGGGGTTTGTTCGTCATTTGCCCACTCAGCTCGTGGAGGCTTTCCGCTCCACTCTTGAAGAGGTTGTGGGAGCAGACCTGGTACTCCATGTTGTCGATGGTTCTGATCCATTCCCTTTGGAACAAATCAAGGCTGTTAACGGAGTTATATCTGACATCGTTCGGGAGCTGAAGGTAGAAGCGCCACCAGAGATAATCGTGGTCAATAAGATCGATCAGGCGGATCCGTTGGTCCTTGCAGAGCTGCGACACGCGTTGGATGACGTAGTGTTTGTATCTGCACAAGAAGGCGACGGTATTCCTGAGTTGGAAGCACGCATTGAGCTTTTCTTGAATACGCTAGATGCGCACGTTCACCTGCTAATTCCTTTTACTCGGGGAGACATCGTTTCACGCCTCCATAAATTTGGAACGGTTTTGTCTGAGGAATATCACGCGGAAGGTACGCTTATCGATGTCCGACTGCCGCATTCTTTGGCCGCAGAGCTGGGGGAGTACCACGTCACTTCCGCCTAA
- the miaA gene encoding tRNA (adenosine(37)-N6)-dimethylallyltransferase MiaA, translating to MREESSGQQDIEAIRPIAVVGPTASGKSALGIALAHELNGEIVNVDSMQLYRGMDIGTAKLSISEREGIPHHQLDVWEVTETASVARFQQDAVRDVEDIMARGKTPILVGGSMLYVQALVDAWQFPPTDKKVRAKWEEKLAEIGIDALHRHLALLDPAAAEIIEDKDPRRTVRALEVIELTGQPFQASQPPKNGVPRWATRILGLRTHSDWLNPRIELRTRLMFEQGFVAEVESLLDKGLVADSTAGRAIGYAQVLQGMAGDLTWDEVVDRTITGTRRYVRRQRSWFNRDPRISWIDAAEDTPTQALSLLT from the coding sequence ATGCGTGAAGAAAGTTCGGGTCAACAGGATATAGAGGCGATACGTCCTATTGCCGTCGTTGGCCCGACCGCGTCGGGGAAATCAGCTCTTGGTATTGCTTTAGCTCATGAGCTCAACGGAGAGATAGTCAATGTTGATTCGATGCAGCTTTATCGAGGCATGGATATTGGTACAGCTAAACTTTCTATTTCTGAGCGCGAAGGGATTCCGCATCATCAGCTTGATGTTTGGGAGGTTACGGAGACTGCGTCTGTAGCAAGATTCCAACAAGATGCCGTTCGCGATGTGGAAGACATCATGGCACGTGGGAAAACCCCCATTCTCGTGGGGGGATCGATGCTGTATGTGCAAGCGCTTGTCGACGCCTGGCAATTTCCGCCTACTGATAAGAAAGTTCGAGCTAAATGGGAAGAAAAACTCGCTGAAATCGGTATTGACGCGTTGCATCGCCACCTTGCGCTACTCGATCCCGCTGCGGCGGAGATCATTGAAGACAAAGATCCTCGCAGGACAGTTCGTGCGTTGGAAGTTATTGAGCTTACTGGTCAGCCATTTCAAGCCAGCCAGCCACCCAAAAATGGTGTTCCTCGTTGGGCGACGCGAATTTTAGGCCTACGTACACACAGTGATTGGCTTAACCCTCGTATTGAGTTGCGTACTCGTCTCATGTTTGAACAAGGTTTTGTCGCAGAGGTTGAATCGTTGTTAGACAAAGGATTGGTAGCTGATTCGACGGCGGGACGAGCGATCGGATACGCGCAGGTTCTACAGGGAATGGCCGGTGATTTAACCTGGGATGAGGTGGTAGATCGGACGATCACGGGGACTCGCAGATATGTTCGCAGGCAAAGAAGCTGGTTTAACCGTGATCCTCGTATCTCCTGGATCGATGCCGCTGAAGACACTCCGACGCAAGCGCTATCATTGCTAACGTGA
- a CDS encoding uracil-xanthine permease family protein produces the protein MSKTSWGWTLHGDGKTIAPGAVVAPEERLSWGRTIGIGMQHVIAMFGATLLVPTLTGFPVNTTLLFSGISTMLFLLITRNRLPSYLGSSFGFIAPLIASQSEGIAVQLGGVVATGLVLIAVGFIVKAAGKRVIDLVMPPAVTGAIVALIGLNLAPAATSNFQAQPLVATVTLAAILFFTVAGRGMIARLGILIGVIIGWVFAALTGNLSEGATTAIHDASWIGLPQFHTPQFTVHTILVTLPVVIVLIAENVGHVKAVSEMTGRDLDDLAGDALIADGLGTTFAGGFGGSGTTTYAENIGVMAATRVYSTAAYWIAALTAVVLAFIPKFGALIFTIPTGVLGGAAIVLYGLIGMLGVRIWQDNKVNFNNPVNLTAAAVALIAGIGNLTLTVFGVELQGIAWGSMGIIVFYPILRWLYTRVGEGQTARF, from the coding sequence GTGAGCAAAACTTCCTGGGGATGGACCCTTCACGGCGACGGTAAGACGATTGCCCCTGGTGCCGTAGTCGCACCAGAAGAACGATTGAGTTGGGGTCGGACCATAGGTATCGGCATGCAGCACGTAATAGCAATGTTCGGTGCAACGTTGCTGGTGCCTACCCTGACTGGTTTCCCTGTGAATACCACGTTGCTCTTCTCTGGAATCAGCACCATGCTGTTCCTCCTGATCACTCGGAACCGGCTTCCCTCTTATTTGGGAAGCTCGTTTGGCTTTATCGCGCCGCTGATCGCCTCCCAAAGTGAGGGTATCGCTGTCCAGCTGGGTGGCGTAGTGGCCACAGGCCTTGTGCTTATCGCGGTGGGTTTTATTGTCAAAGCCGCTGGTAAACGAGTTATCGATCTTGTTATGCCACCTGCTGTCACGGGTGCTATTGTTGCGCTCATCGGGCTTAATCTTGCTCCGGCGGCTACCTCTAATTTTCAAGCGCAGCCGCTGGTAGCAACGGTAACTCTGGCTGCGATCCTCTTTTTTACGGTTGCTGGGCGCGGAATGATAGCCAGGCTGGGGATCCTCATTGGTGTCATCATAGGCTGGGTCTTTGCCGCCCTGACCGGAAACCTTTCTGAAGGCGCAACTACCGCTATTCACGATGCCTCATGGATTGGGCTGCCGCAGTTCCATACACCGCAATTTACTGTGCACACCATCCTGGTGACATTGCCAGTGGTGATCGTTCTTATCGCGGAGAATGTAGGACACGTCAAAGCCGTGAGTGAGATGACCGGGCGTGATCTAGACGATTTGGCTGGCGACGCACTCATCGCGGATGGTCTAGGAACTACTTTTGCCGGAGGCTTCGGTGGATCAGGTACCACCACATATGCAGAAAACATTGGTGTTATGGCAGCAACGCGAGTCTACTCAACAGCTGCTTATTGGATTGCGGCTTTGACCGCAGTTGTTTTGGCTTTCATCCCGAAGTTCGGAGCGCTCATTTTCACTATTCCTACGGGTGTTCTCGGCGGCGCGGCTATCGTCTTGTATGGCCTTATTGGAATGCTTGGTGTGAGGATTTGGCAGGATAACAAGGTCAATTTTAATAATCCTGTGAATCTTACTGCTGCAGCCGTGGCACTTATTGCGGGAATCGGGAACCTGACTCTCACAGTCTTTGGCGTTGAGCTTCAAGGTATCGCTTGGGGTTCCATGGGCATCATCGTCTTCTACCCAATCCTGCGATGGTTGTACACTCGCGTTGGCGAGGGACAAACAGCACGATTTTAA
- a CDS encoding GNAT family N-acetyltransferase: protein MESLPLFAEKLSRPIIQLWKLMPAEPTPYSIFLESAINSQGFTQGLEEIQGYVPVQDYPITIPQGYESLTYYDHRPPQELIDSLLALFDQAARDIPVGTLSRKPRPWTRKRLEQAAETTLRRGNQVVSTVLISQGKAIAFSEVSRRADTSPSVSEQNFTIVLRDYRGKALGTLIKTLCIKEALRRWPHIKRIYTEMATYNDAMQTVNNQLGFTHVAAIRAWEKNLV, encoded by the coding sequence TTGGAATCGCTCCCCTTGTTTGCAGAAAAACTAAGCCGCCCCATCATCCAGCTGTGGAAGCTCATGCCTGCAGAGCCAACGCCTTATAGTATTTTTCTAGAGTCAGCCATTAATAGCCAAGGCTTTACCCAGGGTTTAGAAGAGATCCAAGGATATGTACCAGTTCAGGACTATCCCATAACGATTCCTCAGGGATATGAATCCCTCACCTACTACGATCACAGGCCACCACAAGAGCTCATCGATAGTCTTCTGGCTCTGTTCGATCAGGCAGCCCGCGACATACCAGTAGGCACATTAAGTAGAAAACCGCGTCCTTGGACCAGAAAAAGACTAGAGCAAGCAGCAGAAACGACTCTCCGACGCGGTAACCAGGTAGTTTCTACTGTTCTTATTTCCCAGGGAAAAGCCATTGCCTTCAGCGAAGTTTCTCGACGCGCCGACACATCCCCTTCTGTTTCTGAACAAAACTTCACCATTGTTCTACGCGACTATAGAGGGAAAGCTCTGGGGACCCTCATCAAAACGCTGTGTATAAAGGAAGCCCTCCGCCGTTGGCCTCATATCAAACGTATTTATACGGAAATGGCCACATACAACGATGCTATGCAAACCGTTAATAACCAACTTGGTTT
- a CDS encoding CE1758 family FMN-dependent luciferase-like monooxygenase, with product MQFGIFTIGDLTPDPITGENPTEHERINRITEIALKAEEVGLDVFATGEHHNPPFVPSSPTTHLGYIAAKTTNIQLSTSTTLITTNDPVKIAEDYAFLQHLAQGRVDLMLGRGNTGPVYPWFGKDIRDSLPLAVENYHLLRKLWREPVVNWHGKFRTPLQGYTSTPAPLEAVPPFVWHGSIRSPQIAEQAAYYGDGFFHNNIFWNKEHTAKMVRVYRKRYESYGHGQADQAIVGLGGQVFIAETESEAKRFFRPYFDNAPVYGHGPSLEEFSSLTPLTVGTVEQVIERTMQFADWVGDYQRQMFLIDHAGLPQEVVLKQIEILGKQVVPELRKRMEARRPDHVPSNPPSHKWLAEHRDSPHFLVDPTPKES from the coding sequence ATGCAATTTGGAATTTTTACCATCGGCGATTTAACTCCGGACCCTATTACTGGTGAGAATCCCACGGAACACGAACGTATTAACCGGATCACCGAAATAGCCCTCAAAGCAGAAGAAGTAGGACTCGATGTTTTTGCTACCGGCGAGCATCATAATCCACCTTTTGTACCTTCCTCCCCTACTACGCATCTGGGATATATCGCCGCTAAAACCACCAATATCCAGCTCTCCACGTCGACCACACTCATCACAACAAATGACCCAGTAAAGATTGCCGAGGACTACGCTTTTCTCCAGCACCTTGCACAGGGACGAGTCGATCTCATGCTAGGCCGTGGGAATACTGGCCCTGTTTACCCTTGGTTTGGTAAAGATATTCGCGACAGCCTGCCGCTAGCCGTAGAAAATTATCATCTGCTTCGCAAGCTCTGGCGCGAGCCAGTTGTTAATTGGCACGGTAAATTCCGTACCCCTTTACAAGGCTATACGTCTACCCCAGCACCGCTTGAAGCCGTACCACCTTTTGTTTGGCATGGCTCTATCCGTTCTCCACAGATTGCTGAGCAAGCCGCATATTACGGAGACGGGTTCTTCCACAACAATATTTTCTGGAACAAAGAGCACACAGCCAAAATGGTTAGGGTTTATCGCAAACGCTATGAGTCATATGGGCATGGGCAAGCAGATCAGGCGATCGTTGGGCTTGGCGGACAAGTATTTATTGCAGAAACAGAATCCGAAGCCAAACGTTTTTTCCGACCTTATTTTGATAATGCCCCTGTCTACGGTCACGGCCCGTCACTAGAAGAATTCTCCTCGTTAACCCCCTTAACTGTGGGTACAGTTGAGCAGGTTATCGAACGAACGATGCAATTTGCAGACTGGGTCGGCGACTACCAGCGCCAAATGTTTCTCATTGATCATGCGGGACTTCCGCAAGAAGTTGTTCTGAAACAAATTGAGATTCTAGGAAAACAGGTGGTACCGGAATTGCGTAAACGTATGGAAGCCCGCCGTCCAGACCATGTTCCTAGCAATCCCCCTAGCCATAAATGGCTTGCCGAACATAGGGATTCGCCTCATTTCCTTGTTGATCCAACACCTAAGGAGTCTTAA
- a CDS encoding DUF349 domain-containing protein, with translation MSSNTSPKPGPIPGPRPGPRPGAVPGPCPGAHTAHSAPAVPAVPQNDPSKWGRVEEDGTVFVAYKGADREIGSWQAGTPAEGLAHYGARFDDAATEIALLEARLSTHPGDADHIKRKAAEILETLPTAALIGDIESLEQRLGTIINGADDAGEKAREEKQQHRLKAIARKEELAAEAEFLAENSTDWKTAGDRIREILDEWKSIKGIDRKTDDELWKRYSRARDAFNRRRGSHFAELDRGRAAARKVKEELVAKANEIKNSTDWNDTAKAFRDLMTSWKTAGRAPREVDDKLWSAFKEAQDYFFNARHAVNEERDREFSANADAKDALLTEYSQLIDPAKDLDAARKKLRELQEKWEEIGYVPRDRVREFEDKISKIERRVEDAADAQWRRTDPAAQARASQFTAKVEEFNAQAAEAESKGNSKKAAQLREQAQQWQEWANAALNAVENR, from the coding sequence ATGAGCTCTAACACTTCCCCCAAGCCAGGCCCCATCCCAGGTCCTCGTCCTGGTCCTCGACCAGGAGCTGTTCCGGGGCCATGCCCTGGTGCACATACGGCACATTCAGCGCCCGCAGTCCCTGCGGTACCACAGAATGACCCCAGCAAATGGGGACGCGTGGAAGAAGACGGCACAGTCTTTGTCGCATACAAAGGTGCTGACCGAGAGATCGGTTCGTGGCAAGCAGGCACTCCAGCCGAAGGCCTTGCTCACTACGGAGCTCGTTTCGACGATGCGGCTACAGAAATCGCCTTGTTAGAAGCACGGCTTAGTACCCACCCAGGCGACGCAGATCATATCAAGCGTAAAGCAGCAGAGATTCTGGAGACGCTACCTACTGCAGCGCTTATTGGTGATATTGAATCGCTTGAGCAGCGTTTGGGCACGATTATCAACGGTGCAGACGATGCAGGGGAAAAAGCCCGCGAGGAAAAGCAACAACACCGCCTCAAAGCAATCGCACGCAAGGAAGAACTAGCGGCAGAAGCAGAATTCCTAGCCGAGAATTCTACGGATTGGAAGACCGCCGGAGATCGTATTCGAGAAATACTCGATGAATGGAAGAGCATCAAAGGCATTGATCGCAAAACAGACGATGAACTTTGGAAGCGCTATTCACGTGCACGTGATGCTTTTAATCGTCGGCGTGGTTCTCATTTCGCAGAGCTGGACCGTGGCAGAGCAGCAGCACGCAAGGTAAAAGAAGAGCTGGTAGCCAAAGCCAATGAGATTAAGAATTCTACTGACTGGAACGATACCGCTAAGGCGTTCCGAGATCTCATGACCTCATGGAAGACCGCCGGTCGAGCACCGCGCGAGGTAGATGACAAGCTATGGAGCGCTTTCAAAGAGGCTCAAGATTACTTCTTTAACGCACGTCATGCAGTTAACGAGGAACGCGATCGAGAATTCAGCGCTAACGCCGATGCAAAGGACGCTCTCCTTACGGAATACTCTCAGCTCATTGATCCGGCCAAGGATCTGGATGCTGCTCGTAAGAAACTGCGCGAGTTACAGGAGAAGTGGGAAGAAATCGGCTACGTTCCCCGTGACCGAGTACGTGAGTTTGAAGATAAAATCTCCAAGATCGAGCGCAGGGTGGAAGATGCGGCTGATGCCCAGTGGCGTCGCACCGACCCAGCAGCACAGGCACGCGCCTCCCAGTTCACTGCCAAAGTCGAAGAGTTTAATGCTCAAGCTGCAGAGGCTGAGTCTAAAGGCAATTCCAAGAAGGCTGCCCAATTGCGTGAGCAAGCACAGCAGTGGCAAGAATGGGCTAATGCTGCGCTCAATGCGGTAGAAAACCGCTAG
- a CDS encoding HPr family phosphocarrier protein, with translation MASKTVAVGSAVGLHARPASIIAEAAGEFDEEIFLTLEGEDDDETDAASSLMIMALGAEKGDKVTVTSENAEAVEKIAALIEKDLDAE, from the coding sequence ATGGCTTCTAAGACCGTTGCAGTCGGCTCCGCAGTTGGCCTCCATGCACGCCCCGCTTCCATCATCGCAGAAGCAGCTGGCGAGTTCGATGAGGAAATCTTCCTTACTCTTGAGGGAGAAGATGATGATGAAACCGATGCAGCTTCATCCTTGATGATCATGGCCCTCGGTGCAGAAAAAGGCGATAAAGTCACCGTTACTTCTGAGAATGCAGAAGCAGTTGAAAAGATCGCAGCCTTGATTGAAAAAGATCTTGACGCTGAATAA
- a CDS encoding PTS fructose transporter subunit IIABC, which produces MAQPIITTSLVRLDAEFGPTPADVISSLTSIVSDAGRTEHAETLFADAMAREKNASTGVPGGIAIPHCRSESIHTPTLAFVRLKKGVDFGAPDGTASLIFLIAAPADGGKEHLKILSKLARALVRKDFIEALENAASETQVVNLVNRVIHPAPDTDSPTVSRSSEATTNDKNQVIRVVAVTACPTGIAHTYMAADALSQEASKRNDIELAVETQGSSAVTPLSQETITAADVVIFATDVGVKDRERFAGKPLIESGVKRAINEPVAMLEEAILAAHDPQAYKVPGTSSYQQTTHKSASSGSLSLGKKVQQSIMTGVSYMVPFVAAGGLLLALGFLFGGYDIADGWKTIASEYSITNLPSNTVTINGSDITFDRSGLLLYLGAVLFATGQAAMSFIVAALSGYIAYALAGRPGIAPGFVGGAISVTLGAGFIGGLVTGLLAGVIALWISSWKTHRIVQSLMPVVIIPLLTSLFIGLIMFLLLGRPLSAVMMGLQNWLGTMSGSSAVLLGIILGLMMCFDLGGPVNKAAYLFATAGLSTGDQASLQIMAAVMAAGMVPPIALSLATLIRKNLFTPVEQENGKSAWLLGLSFVSEGAIPFAAADPLRVIPSMMLGGAVTGAITMATHAISRAPHGGIFVSFAIEPFWGFILGIASGVLVSAFSVISLKSFWPNNTTQQEAAQSQT; this is translated from the coding sequence ATGGCTCAACCTATAATCACTACCTCGCTGGTGAGGTTGGACGCTGAGTTCGGTCCAACTCCGGCAGATGTTATTTCTTCTCTCACCTCCATTGTTTCTGATGCTGGGCGAACAGAACATGCAGAAACGCTCTTCGCCGATGCAATGGCACGAGAAAAAAATGCTAGTACTGGCGTCCCCGGTGGGATTGCCATCCCCCATTGTCGATCCGAATCTATTCACACCCCCACTCTTGCTTTTGTCCGGCTCAAAAAAGGAGTGGATTTTGGGGCTCCCGATGGCACTGCTTCCCTTATTTTCTTGATTGCAGCCCCTGCCGACGGCGGAAAAGAGCACCTAAAGATTCTTTCCAAACTAGCTAGAGCACTCGTTCGGAAAGATTTTATCGAGGCTTTAGAAAACGCTGCTTCTGAAACACAAGTGGTTAACTTGGTAAATAGGGTCATCCATCCAGCTCCAGACACTGACAGCCCGACAGTTTCCCGTTCTTCAGAAGCTACAACGAACGATAAAAATCAGGTTATTCGCGTCGTCGCGGTAACAGCTTGCCCTACCGGCATAGCCCACACGTATATGGCTGCGGATGCACTTAGTCAAGAGGCCTCCAAGCGCAACGATATTGAATTGGCGGTAGAAACCCAGGGGTCTTCGGCGGTTACCCCTCTTTCACAAGAAACAATCACCGCCGCCGACGTGGTTATTTTTGCCACTGATGTCGGCGTAAAAGACAGAGAACGCTTTGCGGGTAAACCGCTGATCGAATCTGGGGTTAAACGAGCTATCAACGAACCAGTAGCAATGTTGGAAGAAGCTATTCTTGCAGCTCACGATCCACAAGCATACAAAGTTCCAGGAACTTCGTCTTATCAACAAACAACTCACAAATCAGCTTCAAGCGGGAGCCTAAGTCTAGGAAAGAAAGTGCAGCAGTCAATCATGACTGGTGTTTCCTACATGGTTCCTTTTGTCGCCGCAGGTGGGCTGCTCCTCGCATTGGGATTCCTCTTTGGTGGGTATGACATAGCTGATGGTTGGAAAACGATTGCTAGTGAATATTCGATTACTAACCTGCCTAGCAACACTGTAACTATCAATGGTTCCGATATAACTTTTGATAGATCAGGACTCTTGCTTTATCTCGGTGCTGTCCTTTTTGCCACGGGGCAAGCAGCAATGAGTTTTATTGTTGCAGCCTTGTCTGGCTATATTGCTTATGCTCTAGCAGGTAGGCCAGGCATAGCCCCTGGTTTTGTTGGCGGTGCCATCTCCGTAACCTTAGGCGCTGGTTTTATTGGTGGTCTTGTTACTGGATTGTTAGCAGGTGTCATTGCACTTTGGATTAGTTCCTGGAAGACGCATCGGATTGTTCAATCGCTCATGCCAGTGGTTATCATCCCACTTCTCACATCACTGTTCATAGGGCTCATTATGTTCCTACTGCTAGGCCGTCCTTTATCTGCGGTTATGATGGGACTTCAAAACTGGCTAGGAACAATGTCTGGTTCTTCCGCTGTTCTTTTAGGCATCATCCTTGGCTTAATGATGTGCTTTGACCTAGGAGGCCCGGTTAATAAGGCTGCCTACCTTTTTGCCACAGCCGGTTTATCAACAGGCGATCAGGCTTCCTTGCAGATCATGGCAGCAGTTATGGCGGCTGGGATGGTTCCACCCATTGCGCTATCCCTTGCCACCCTTATCAGAAAAAATCTTTTCACCCCCGTGGAACAGGAGAACGGTAAATCGGCTTGGTTACTTGGCCTTTCCTTTGTATCTGAGGGCGCCATTCCTTTTGCAGCGGCCGATCCACTCCGCGTCATCCCATCAATGATGCTAGGGGGCGCGGTTACCGGTGCGATCACTATGGCAACCCACGCTATCTCCCGAGCTCCGCACGGTGGAATTTTTGTTTCCTTTGCCATCGAACCTTTTTGGGGTTTCATTCTCGGAATAGCATCTGGGGTATTGGTTTCCGCTTTTTCTGTAATCTCACTAAAAAGCTTCTGGCCGAACAATACAACGCAACAGGAAGCTGCTCAGTCCCAAACATAA
- the dapF gene encoding diaminopimelate epimerase — translation MSFAKGHGTENDFVIIEDLDAKLPLTPQLISAICDRRAGVGADGVLRVAHVGSLLASGVLTQAPEGLDPSDYFMDYYNADGSAAEMCGNGTRVFAHWLRSRALVDVDDFSIGTRAGARTVSVHAFSATDADVSVDMGPAEVTGVSTCRIGTASYAGMGVDMGNPHLACVVPGLTPQALAEVDLVQPVVDGEFFPEGVNVELLTELDQQSQIHMRVYERGVGETRSCGTGTVAAARSALADAGLVDGHVVVHIPGGSVSVTIQGDTSVLRGPSKIVAWGQLDTRGLSS, via the coding sequence ATCTCGTTTGCTAAAGGCCATGGGACTGAAAACGACTTTGTAATTATCGAGGATCTTGATGCGAAATTGCCGTTAACACCTCAGCTAATAAGCGCCATATGCGACCGCAGGGCGGGAGTAGGCGCAGATGGTGTTTTGCGCGTCGCTCATGTTGGCTCCTTGCTGGCTTCCGGCGTGCTTACCCAAGCACCGGAAGGGCTCGATCCATCTGATTATTTTATGGACTACTACAATGCGGATGGCTCCGCTGCAGAGATGTGCGGTAATGGAACACGAGTGTTTGCCCATTGGCTGAGGTCACGAGCTTTAGTTGACGTAGACGATTTTAGTATTGGCACTCGTGCAGGTGCTCGTACTGTCTCTGTTCACGCTTTTAGCGCAACGGATGCTGACGTTAGCGTTGATATGGGACCAGCCGAGGTCACTGGTGTCTCAACGTGTCGTATTGGTACGGCCTCATACGCAGGTATGGGCGTGGATATGGGGAACCCGCATCTCGCCTGTGTGGTTCCAGGTTTGACTCCGCAAGCTTTAGCAGAGGTTGACCTGGTACAGCCTGTTGTTGACGGTGAGTTTTTCCCAGAGGGCGTCAACGTAGAGTTGCTTACGGAACTCGATCAACAATCACAGATCCATATGCGTGTATATGAGCGCGGTGTGGGAGAGACACGTAGTTGCGGAACCGGTACCGTCGCTGCGGCACGCTCGGCGCTAGCTGATGCTGGGCTTGTCGACGGCCACGTGGTGGTGCATATTCCTGGTGGCAGTGTCAGCGTGACAATCCAAGGAGACACCTCTGTTTTGCGGGGCCCCTCGAAAATCGTTGCGTGGGGCCAGCTGGATACCCGCGGTTTAAGTTCATAA